Proteins encoded in a region of the Sphingomonas sp. OV641 genome:
- a CDS encoding acyl-CoA dehydrogenase family protein has translation MTTLRFPTPPVREAAETLRSEVRAFLSETLADRAPVRRADSWNGFDRDFSRKLGQRGWLGMTWPKQYGGHERSAFERYVVVEETLAAGAPVAAHWIADRQSGPSLLKYGTEEQKQTVLPGIAAGETVFCIGMSEPDSGSDLAATRTRAVSQNGGWRVTGTKLWTTGAHHADYMILFCRTSGGPADRQAGTSQLLVDLKATDGITIRPIIDLAGQHHFNEVHFEDAFLPGSALIGTEGAGWEQVMSELAFERSGPERFLSSMQLLIELIGALQGSSSEAAELALGRLTAHLVTLRRLSRGVAAMLEAGANPGTHAAIVKDLGATFEQDLPDIARNLIDAEPDAASTSDFVAVLANITLNAPSFSLRGGTREILRGIIARGLGLR, from the coding sequence ATGACGACCCTTCGCTTTCCGACACCGCCGGTCCGCGAAGCCGCGGAAACTTTGCGCAGCGAGGTACGCGCCTTTTTGAGCGAGACACTGGCCGATCGGGCGCCGGTGCGGCGTGCCGACAGCTGGAACGGTTTCGACCGCGATTTCAGCCGCAAGCTGGGCCAACGCGGCTGGCTGGGCATGACATGGCCCAAGCAATATGGCGGGCATGAGCGCAGCGCCTTTGAACGCTATGTCGTGGTGGAAGAGACGCTGGCGGCGGGCGCGCCTGTCGCGGCGCACTGGATCGCCGATCGGCAGAGCGGGCCCAGCCTGCTGAAATATGGCACCGAGGAGCAGAAGCAGACGGTGCTGCCCGGCATTGCGGCGGGTGAAACCGTGTTTTGCATCGGTATGAGCGAGCCCGATTCGGGTTCCGACCTGGCCGCGACCCGCACCCGCGCGGTTTCTCAAAATGGTGGCTGGCGCGTGACCGGCACGAAGCTGTGGACGACCGGCGCGCACCATGCCGATTACATGATCCTGTTCTGCCGGACGAGCGGAGGCCCCGCCGACCGGCAGGCCGGGACCAGCCAGTTGCTGGTCGACCTGAAGGCGACCGACGGCATCACGATCAGGCCGATCATCGATCTCGCCGGCCAGCACCATTTCAACGAGGTGCATTTCGAGGATGCGTTCCTCCCTGGCTCCGCCCTGATCGGGACGGAAGGCGCAGGCTGGGAACAGGTGATGAGCGAGCTTGCGTTCGAGCGGAGCGGACCGGAGCGCTTCCTTTCCTCGATGCAGCTGCTGATCGAGCTGATCGGTGCCCTGCAGGGCTCGTCAAGCGAGGCGGCGGAACTGGCGCTCGGGCGACTGACCGCCCATCTCGTCACGCTTCGGCGGCTGTCGCGCGGCGTGGCGGCGATGCTGGAAGCCGGCGCGAACCCGGGCACGCATGCCGCGATCGTCAAGGATCTGGGCGCCACCTTCGAACAGGATCTGCCGGATATCGCCCGCAACCTGATCGATGCCGAACCGGATGCCGCATCCACATCCGATTTCGTCGCCGTTCTTGCCAACATCACCTTGAACGCCCCCAGCTTCTCACTGCGCGGTGGCACGCGCGAGATCCTGCGCGGGATCATTGCGCGCGGCCTGGGCCTGCGCTGA
- the modA gene encoding molybdate ABC transporter substrate-binding protein: protein MSVRLFSALLLLLSLLAPPAWAQQRGPLVLAAASMQEALSAAADDWAKQGHARPVLSFAASSALARQVAAGARADLFISADQEWMDDLARRQLLAPGSRADLVGNRLVVVARPGQPSIVGLSGAALGRALGRAALAMADPDAVPAGRYGKAALERLGAWEMVLPRVVRAENVRAALALVERGAAPYGVVYRTDARMASGLSVAGVFPPASHAPITYPIARLRASRHDQAEMFRTFLISARGRQIMGRFGFTRP, encoded by the coding sequence ATGTCCGTGCGTCTTTTTTCCGCTTTGCTCCTTTTGTTGTCGCTGCTCGCCCCCCCGGCCTGGGCCCAGCAACGCGGCCCGCTGGTCCTTGCCGCGGCCAGCATGCAGGAGGCGCTGAGCGCCGCCGCCGATGATTGGGCGAAACAGGGGCATGCCCGGCCCGTTCTCTCCTTCGCGGCATCTTCTGCCCTGGCGCGACAGGTCGCGGCGGGCGCGCGGGCCGATCTGTTCATATCGGCCGATCAGGAATGGATGGACGATCTCGCCCGGCGACAGCTGCTGGCGCCCGGCAGCCGGGCGGATCTTGTCGGCAATCGTCTGGTCGTCGTCGCGCGTCCGGGACAGCCGTCGATCGTCGGCCTCAGTGGCGCGGCGCTGGGTCGCGCGCTCGGCAGGGCCGCGCTCGCCATGGCGGATCCCGATGCCGTACCGGCCGGTCGTTATGGCAAGGCGGCGCTCGAACGGCTCGGCGCCTGGGAGATGGTCCTGCCGCGGGTTGTCCGGGCGGAGAATGTCCGGGCCGCGCTTGCGCTGGTCGAGCGGGGGGCAGCTCCGTATGGCGTGGTGTATCGGACGGACGCGCGAATGGCATCCGGGCTGAGCGTCGCGGGCGTCTTTCCGCCGGCCAGCCATGCGCCAATCACCTATCCGATCGCTCGCCTGCGCGCCTCCCGCCACGATCAGGCCGAAATGTTCCGCACGTTCCTCATTTCTGCCCGTGGCCGGCAGATCATGGGCCGTTTCGGCTTCACCAGACCTTGA
- the modB gene encoding molybdate ABC transporter permease subunit, whose translation MNDGLQTIVSLSLLIGGVATFGSLPVAFALAWLLARGRFPGKILLDGLVHLPLVVPPVVTGWMLLLAFAPAGPLGALLDRWFGITILFRWTGAALAAAIMAMPLMVRAIRLSLESVDQRLEQAARTLGAGPWRTFVTITLPLSFPGVLAAAMLGFARSLGEFGATITFVSNVPGETQTLPLAIYAALQRPGGEAMVSQLAAISIALSLAALILSELLARRQGRRLHVL comes from the coding sequence TTGAACGACGGCCTGCAAACGATCGTCTCCCTGTCCTTGCTGATCGGGGGAGTGGCCACCTTTGGCTCGCTGCCGGTGGCGTTCGCGCTCGCCTGGTTGCTGGCGCGCGGCCGCTTCCCGGGCAAGATCCTGCTCGATGGCCTGGTCCATCTGCCGCTCGTCGTCCCACCCGTAGTGACCGGCTGGATGCTGCTCCTCGCCTTTGCTCCCGCCGGTCCGCTCGGCGCCTTGCTCGACCGATGGTTCGGCATCACCATCCTGTTCCGCTGGACCGGCGCCGCGCTGGCGGCCGCGATCATGGCCATGCCGCTGATGGTCCGGGCCATTCGCCTGTCGCTGGAAAGCGTTGACCAGCGACTTGAGCAGGCCGCACGAACGCTGGGTGCCGGCCCGTGGCGCACCTTTGTGACCATCACCCTCCCGCTTTCGTTCCCCGGCGTGCTCGCCGCCGCCATGCTCGGCTTCGCGCGCTCGCTTGGAGAATTCGGTGCCACCATCACCTTCGTCTCCAACGTGCCGGGTGAGACCCAGACGCTGCCGCTTGCCATCTATGCCGCGCTCCAGCGTCCTGGCGGCGAGGCGATGGTGTCGCAACTCGCGGCCATATCGATCGCGCTCAGTCTCGCAGCCCTGATCCTGTCGGAACTGCTCGCCCGCCGCCAGGGGCGCCGCCTCCATGTCCTTTGA
- a CDS encoding TonB-dependent siderophore receptor, whose translation MPAWLLPLVTLAPAAVPAAAVPAAPVPSPAQQAPAGQEAPPPDAEEELELEDDIVVTGNRTPRGSVIGDIKPEVVLSGRDIRAYGASDIGELLEELSPLIGSIQGRESGSPVVLLSGRRISSFREIRDLPPEAIQRVDILPEEVALKYGYRADQKVVNIVLRRRFNAVTAEVETNLATDGGRQVHEADLNYLRLGNGSRFSVDGEYTRSNPLFETERELANADPNRTLLAASDAAKLNATYNRTILGNVSATLSGELEGANTLAGLGSASDGQPLRRDARTRTGSLNYALNGDLARWRWSLDGGYTRDWSTTRTDRDYGTAVRRDRASSVTELFQSEATLSGSIVDLPAGALTATLKTGVSLRDLHSESRRADLLSSTDLSRDQANGQANVDLPVFRDGPIGALSFNVNGAVDQLSDFGTLGAVGYGFNWRPAEAIRLIGSVTHEEGAPTIQQLGNPTIVTPNVRVFDLTTGQTVDATTVEGGNPSLLADRRRVLKLGLTAKPISGTDLTLLVNYTDSRIDNPIASFPTATPESEAAFPDRFDRDAAGTLIRIDNRPVNFDSSRQRQIRWGLNWSEELEAPPPTGPDGQPLTPEQIEERRSEFRERFRQERGSGTSESGVRIGGPRAFPGGGPRGFGGGGFGGGRAGRVQLSAFHTWRLEDTITIRPGVPELDLLNGSAVGARGGQPRHEIQFNAGYNRSGIGIRLNGTWESGTTILANPGGASSPEDLAFGSLFTANLRIFADLSQQRSLVQKAPFFRGSRLTLAINNVFNQRLDVRDATGAVPIGYQPALLDPLGRSVKVSFRKLFF comes from the coding sequence TTGCCTGCATGGCTTCTGCCTCTCGTTACCCTTGCCCCTGCTGCTGTTCCTGCTGCCGCAGTGCCGGCGGCTCCCGTTCCGAGTCCGGCGCAGCAGGCTCCGGCGGGTCAGGAGGCGCCGCCGCCTGATGCCGAGGAGGAACTGGAGCTGGAGGACGATATCGTCGTCACTGGCAACAGGACGCCGCGTGGATCCGTGATCGGCGACATCAAGCCTGAAGTGGTGCTAAGCGGACGCGACATACGCGCCTATGGCGCCAGCGACATCGGTGAGCTGCTGGAGGAGCTCTCCCCTCTGATCGGAAGCATTCAGGGGCGCGAGTCCGGTTCTCCGGTGGTGTTGCTGAGCGGCCGGCGCATCAGCAGCTTTCGCGAGATCCGCGACCTGCCACCGGAAGCGATCCAGCGGGTTGACATCCTGCCGGAAGAAGTCGCGCTCAAATACGGGTATCGCGCTGACCAGAAGGTGGTGAACATCGTCCTTCGCCGACGCTTCAATGCCGTGACCGCGGAGGTCGAGACGAACCTGGCGACCGACGGGGGACGGCAGGTTCATGAGGCCGACCTCAACTACCTGCGTCTGGGCAATGGCAGCCGCTTCAGCGTGGATGGCGAATATACGCGCAGCAATCCGCTGTTCGAGACCGAGCGCGAGCTTGCCAATGCCGATCCGAACCGCACCCTTCTGGCCGCAAGCGATGCGGCCAAGCTGAACGCGACCTACAATCGCACCATCCTGGGCAACGTCTCCGCGACGCTGAGCGGTGAGCTTGAGGGCGCGAATACGCTCGCCGGCCTTGGCAGTGCATCGGATGGCCAGCCGCTGCGCCGTGATGCGCGGACGCGCACCGGATCGCTGAACTATGCCTTGAACGGTGATCTGGCGCGGTGGCGCTGGTCTCTTGATGGCGGATATACCCGGGACTGGTCCACCACACGGACCGATCGCGATTATGGCACGGCTGTCCGGCGCGATCGCGCCAGCTCCGTCACCGAGCTGTTTCAAAGCGAAGCGACGTTAAGCGGCAGCATCGTCGATCTGCCGGCGGGCGCACTGACTGCTACGTTGAAGACGGGCGTCTCGCTACGAGACTTGCACAGCGAGTCGCGCCGGGCCGACCTCTTGTCGTCAACCGACCTGTCGCGCGATCAGGCGAATGGACAGGCGAATGTCGATCTTCCGGTGTTCCGGGACGGGCCGATCGGCGCCTTGAGCTTCAACGTGAACGGAGCGGTGGACCAGCTTTCGGATTTTGGGACGCTTGGCGCGGTGGGTTACGGCTTCAATTGGCGCCCGGCAGAGGCGATCCGGCTGATCGGCTCCGTAACCCACGAGGAAGGTGCCCCCACGATCCAGCAGCTCGGCAACCCGACGATCGTCACGCCCAACGTGCGGGTATTCGACCTTACCACCGGCCAGACCGTGGATGCGACCACCGTTGAGGGCGGCAATCCTAGCCTGCTGGCGGATCGTCGACGCGTGCTCAAGCTGGGGCTTACCGCCAAGCCCATCTCGGGCACCGATCTTACCCTGTTGGTGAACTATACCGACAGCCGGATCGACAATCCGATCGCCAGCTTTCCTACTGCCACGCCCGAGAGCGAGGCGGCTTTTCCCGACCGGTTCGATCGCGATGCTGCCGGAACGCTGATCCGCATCGACAATCGGCCAGTCAACTTCGACAGCAGTCGCCAGCGCCAGATCCGCTGGGGGCTGAACTGGTCGGAGGAACTGGAAGCACCGCCGCCGACCGGACCGGACGGCCAGCCGCTCACCCCCGAGCAGATCGAGGAGCGGCGGTCCGAGTTCCGCGAGCGGTTCCGGCAGGAGCGCGGATCCGGCACCAGCGAGAGCGGCGTTCGAATCGGCGGGCCACGGGCATTCCCCGGCGGAGGCCCGCGCGGGTTCGGCGGTGGCGGTTTCGGCGGTGGCAGAGCCGGACGCGTGCAGCTAAGCGCCTTTCACACCTGGCGCCTGGAAGACACGATCACCATCCGACCGGGTGTGCCCGAACTCGATCTGTTGAACGGCTCGGCCGTGGGCGCCCGTGGCGGGCAGCCGAGGCACGAGATCCAGTTCAACGCCGGGTACAACCGCAGCGGGATCGGCATCAGGCTGAACGGCACCTGGGAAAGCGGCACCACCATCCTGGCCAACCCCGGCGGCGCGTCATCGCCCGAGGATCTTGCATTCGGCTCGCTGTTCACGGCCAATCTGCGGATCTTCGCCGACCTGAGCCAACAGCGGTCGCTGGTGCAGAAAGCGCCATTCTTCCGCGGGTCCCGGCTGACGCTGGCGATCAACAACGTGTTCAACCAACGCCTTGATGTGCGCGACGCGACCGGTGCGGTCCCGATCGGCTATCAACCGGCGCTGCTTGATCCGCTTGGCCGGTCGGTGAAGGTGAGCTTTCGAAAGCTGTTTTTCTGA
- a CDS encoding acyl-CoA dehydrogenase family protein, translated as MEMNDVGAMLADTAERLFTTHASAIDDAASEGVWPDTAWAAIEESGLPLALVPEEHGGFGIPAIEALALIRQTGRHALALPLAETIVANAALAAAGLPLAEGPVGLAESSDARVPWGRFAQTVVVASAGGVQRYDTLPVPAESANLAGHPRDRLAIPAGQTEASGGVPLLELGALARALQMAGALERVLELTVEHVSSRVQFGRPLAKFQAIQQELAKLAGEVAAASAAADHVADAYASGGDLSFAVAVARTRIGEAASKATAIGHQLHGAIGFTREHSLHRFTTALWAWRDELGTQRHWTLMLGKRALSAGRDGYWPMVVAA; from the coding sequence ATGGAGATGAACGACGTCGGCGCGATGCTGGCCGATACGGCCGAGCGGCTGTTCACCACCCACGCCAGCGCAATCGACGATGCGGCCAGCGAGGGCGTGTGGCCTGACACTGCCTGGGCCGCGATCGAGGAAAGCGGACTTCCGCTCGCGCTGGTGCCCGAGGAACATGGCGGCTTCGGCATACCGGCGATCGAGGCGCTTGCGCTGATCCGGCAGACCGGTCGCCATGCCCTCGCCCTGCCCCTCGCCGAAACCATTGTCGCCAATGCTGCGCTGGCCGCCGCGGGACTGCCGCTGGCCGAGGGGCCGGTGGGCCTGGCCGAGAGCAGCGATGCCCGCGTTCCCTGGGGCCGATTTGCCCAGACGGTCGTCGTGGCCAGCGCAGGCGGAGTGCAGCGGTACGACACGTTGCCCGTACCTGCGGAAAGCGCCAACCTTGCCGGCCATCCGCGTGATCGTCTGGCGATACCTGCCGGGCAGACGGAGGCGAGCGGCGGCGTGCCATTGCTGGAACTGGGCGCCCTTGCCCGCGCCCTGCAGATGGCAGGCGCGCTGGAGCGCGTGCTCGAGCTGACGGTGGAGCATGTATCGAGCCGCGTCCAGTTTGGTCGGCCTTTGGCGAAATTTCAGGCGATCCAGCAGGAGCTGGCCAAGCTGGCGGGCGAAGTGGCCGCCGCATCCGCCGCGGCCGATCACGTCGCCGACGCTTATGCCAGCGGCGGCGACCTGAGCTTTGCCGTGGCCGTCGCACGCACGCGGATCGGCGAAGCGGCAAGCAAGGCGACGGCGATCGGGCACCAGCTGCACGGCGCGATCGGCTTCACCCGCGAACATTCGCTGCATCGCTTCACTACCGCCTTATGGGCGTGGCGTGACGAACTCGGCACCCAGCGGCACTGGACGCTGATGCTGGGGAAGCGCGCGCTGAGCGCAGGACGGGACGGCTATTGGCCGATGGTGGTGGCGGCATGA
- a CDS encoding TIGR02281 family clan AA aspartic protease, whose translation MPALADLAPHLPLILTLLAVTLIAGFLRRIPVIGRIVGVFTWLILIAALALVLGQRERFDPYLGRVAEMLDLSGQQVVGEETRITMSPDGHFWASVRFGGLTRRMLIDSGATVTALSLDTATRAGLDVRDALFPMLLRTANGTIRAQTAAVEELKLGNVVARDVPVVVSPAFGDTDVLGMNFLSRLKSWRVEGRTLILVPHHPQDVTAG comes from the coding sequence ATGCCTGCTCTGGCCGACCTTGCCCCTCACCTTCCGCTGATCCTCACGCTGCTGGCCGTCACGCTGATCGCCGGGTTCCTGCGCCGAATTCCCGTCATCGGGCGGATCGTCGGCGTGTTCACATGGCTGATCCTCATCGCCGCGCTGGCGCTGGTGCTGGGACAGCGCGAGCGGTTTGATCCCTATCTTGGACGAGTAGCGGAGATGCTGGACCTCTCCGGGCAACAGGTGGTCGGCGAGGAGACCCGCATCACGATGAGCCCGGACGGCCATTTCTGGGCCTCGGTTCGCTTCGGCGGGCTGACCCGGCGCATGCTGATCGATAGCGGCGCGACCGTTACCGCTTTGTCCCTCGACACGGCTACGCGCGCAGGGCTGGACGTGCGCGATGCGCTCTTTCCGATGCTCCTGCGCACCGCCAACGGTACCATCCGGGCGCAGACTGCGGCCGTCGAGGAACTGAAACTTGGCAATGTCGTCGCGCGCGATGTGCCGGTGGTCGTCTCACCGGCGTTCGGCGATACGGACGTGCTCGGCATGAACTTTCTGTCGCGACTGAAATCCTGGCGGGTGGAGGGGCGGACGCTGATCCTGGTCCCGCATCATCCGCAGGACGTCACAGCCGGATAA
- a CDS encoding crotonase/enoyl-CoA hydratase family protein, with protein sequence MTVVTTEIRGPIAILRLNRPDAMNALGADGDGEAVRAACDALNADMSIRCVILTGEGRAFSAGGDIKKMADPEGPFSGSGLGIRSHYQRNIHRIARALFSLDMPVIAAVNGPAIGLGCDVACMADIRIASDKAKFGVTFLKLGLVPGDGGSWLLPRTIGMSRAAELFFTADVIDAAMAADWGLVSRVVPHDTLMDEALALAGKIAALPPHSLRLTKSLLRQGQTSSYDQALDSASTAQAVSHATADHREGVAALLEKREAVFQGK encoded by the coding sequence ATGACCGTTGTTACCACCGAGATCCGCGGCCCGATCGCCATCCTGCGCCTGAACCGCCCGGACGCGATGAATGCGCTGGGCGCGGACGGCGACGGCGAGGCGGTGCGCGCCGCGTGCGACGCGCTGAACGCCGACATGTCGATCCGCTGCGTGATTCTGACCGGCGAAGGACGCGCCTTTTCGGCCGGCGGCGACATCAAGAAGATGGCGGATCCCGAGGGGCCATTCTCCGGATCGGGTCTTGGCATCCGTAGCCATTATCAACGCAACATTCACCGGATCGCGCGGGCGCTCTTCTCGCTGGACATGCCGGTGATCGCCGCGGTGAACGGGCCCGCGATTGGCCTTGGCTGCGACGTGGCGTGCATGGCCGACATCCGCATCGCCAGCGACAAGGCAAAGTTCGGCGTCACCTTCCTGAAGCTGGGATTGGTGCCGGGTGACGGCGGATCATGGCTGCTGCCGCGCACGATCGGCATGAGCCGTGCCGCCGAACTGTTCTTCACCGCCGACGTAATCGACGCTGCCATGGCTGCCGACTGGGGACTGGTGAGCCGGGTCGTGCCCCATGACACGCTGATGGACGAGGCACTGGCGCTTGCCGGCAAGATCGCGGCGCTGCCGCCCCATTCGCTGCGCCTGACCAAATCGCTGCTGCGGCAAGGCCAGACCAGCAGCTATGACCAGGCGCTGGATTCGGCATCCACGGCGCAGGCGGTGAGCCATGCGACGGCAGACCATCGCGAGGGCGTGGCCGCGTTGCTGGAAAAGCGCGAGGCCGTGTTCCAGGGCAAGTAA
- the rplM gene encoding 50S ribosomal protein L13: MKALMKTTKAAKPAEVEKKWHIVDATDLVVGRAAVVIANVLRGKHKPSFTPHIDCGDNVIVINADKVRFTGNKLADKVYYKHTGYAGGIKGVTAAKVLEGRFPERVLEKAVERMIPRGPLGRQQMRNLRIFKGAEHPHEAQNPEVLDIAGMSRKNKVGA, encoded by the coding sequence ATGAAGGCGCTGATGAAGACCACCAAGGCGGCCAAGCCCGCAGAGGTGGAAAAGAAGTGGCACATCGTTGACGCCACCGACCTGGTGGTCGGCCGCGCCGCGGTCGTGATCGCTAACGTGCTGCGCGGCAAGCACAAGCCGTCGTTCACCCCGCACATCGATTGCGGTGACAATGTCATCGTGATCAACGCCGACAAGGTGCGCTTCACCGGCAACAAGCTGGCCGACAAGGTCTATTACAAGCACACCGGTTATGCCGGAGGCATCAAGGGCGTCACCGCCGCCAAGGTGCTGGAAGGCCGCTTCCCCGAGCGCGTGCTCGAGAAGGCCGTGGAGCGCATGATCCCGCGTGGCCCGCTCGGCCGCCAGCAGATGCGCAACCTGCGCATCTTCAAGGGCGCAGAGCATCCGCACGAAGCGCAGAACCCTGAGGTCCTCGACATCGCCGGCATGAGCCGCAAGAACAAGGTGGGCGCATAA
- the rpsI gene encoding 30S ribosomal protein S9: MSDNRQSLSDLAALTQQAQQPAADAPAAAGAETATTTEAPVQTQPTTPLRQQELDKYGRAYATGRRKDAVARVWLKPGSGKITINGRDQEVYFARPTLRLVINQVFGITEREGQYDVICTVKGGGLSGQAGAVKHGISQAITKYEPALRAPVKAAGFLTRDSRTVERKKYGRAKARRSFQFSKR; this comes from the coding sequence ATGTCCGACAATCGCCAGTCGCTTTCCGACCTCGCCGCGCTGACCCAGCAGGCGCAGCAGCCCGCCGCTGACGCGCCGGCCGCCGCCGGTGCCGAGACCGCCACGACCACCGAAGCACCGGTGCAGACCCAGCCGACGACGCCGCTGCGCCAGCAGGAGCTGGACAAGTACGGCCGCGCTTACGCCACCGGCCGCCGCAAGGACGCCGTTGCGCGCGTCTGGCTGAAGCCGGGCTCGGGCAAGATCACGATCAACGGTCGTGACCAGGAAGTCTATTTCGCACGTCCGACGCTGCGCCTCGTCATCAACCAGGTGTTCGGCATCACCGAGCGCGAGGGCCAGTATGACGTGATCTGCACCGTTAAGGGCGGTGGTCTGTCGGGCCAGGCCGGTGCGGTGAAGCACGGCATCAGCCAGGCGATCACCAAGTATGAGCCGGCACTGCGCGCCCCGGTGAAGGCAGCGGGCTTCCTGACCCGCGACAGCCGTACCGTCGAGCGTAAGAAGTACGGCCGCGCCAAGGCACGTCGTAGCTTCCAGTTCTCGAAGCGCTGA
- a CDS encoding ATP-binding cassette domain-containing protein, whose translation MSFDIDVTVRRGGALVAAAFRSGDGASVLFGPSGAGKTSILMTIAGLLRPDHGHVRVAGRLLFDAVSGVDVAPQRRRSGVVFQEPRLFPHLSVRRNLLYGAPNAAALPDMASRLDIAHLLDRWPRTLSGGEARRVAIGRALLSEPDFLLLDEPLASLDRARREEAMRAIERVRDEVRLPMLIVTHDPEEAERLGGRQIIRL comes from the coding sequence ATGTCCTTTGACATAGACGTCACGGTCCGGCGCGGGGGTGCCCTGGTCGCCGCCGCCTTTCGCTCGGGCGACGGCGCCAGCGTCCTGTTCGGCCCATCCGGCGCCGGAAAGACCAGCATCCTCATGACGATCGCGGGCCTGCTCCGCCCGGATCACGGCCACGTCCGCGTCGCCGGCCGCTTGCTCTTCGATGCCGTGAGCGGGGTCGACGTGGCGCCCCAGCGGCGCCGATCGGGCGTCGTGTTTCAGGAACCGCGGCTCTTCCCGCATCTCTCCGTGCGCCGCAATCTGCTCTACGGGGCGCCGAACGCGGCCGCGCTGCCGGACATGGCGAGCAGGCTCGACATCGCCCATCTGCTCGATCGCTGGCCGCGCACCCTGTCAGGCGGTGAAGCGCGCCGCGTGGCGATCGGCCGCGCGCTGCTGAGTGAGCCGGATTTCCTGTTGCTCGATGAGCCGCTCGCCTCGCTGGACCGCGCCCGGCGAGAGGAGGCGATGCGCGCGATCGAACGCGTCCGCGACGAGGTACGGCTGCCGATGCTGATCGTCACGCACGATCCGGAGGAGGCCGAACGACTGGGCGGGCGGCAGATTATCCGGCTGTGA